The following nucleotide sequence is from Oryzias melastigma strain HK-1 unplaced genomic scaffold, ASM292280v2 sc04084, whole genome shotgun sequence.
TTAGTGATTTGAAGCAATATTTGAACCTGAACGATCATCTTTTCCTTCTCGATCAGGATCCCACCGAGGGCCAGTCGAAGTCCTCCTGACATGACCTCTTCCGTCTGCTGGGACTGCATCCCCACCTTTAGTCCGGTTGAGCCATCGACCTCCAGAATGACAAACTTCTCCTGGTTGCTAACTTCCAGCTAAGAGGTACCAAAGAAGCAACTTCccgtttatttcaaacaatcaacaaaaaaaagtttcaactttaaagaaagttttttacACTGAGACAGTCTGGCTGACTTTGTTCTATTGAAGTTTACAaatgggaagagggggtgggaTTACTCTAtgattaaatcataattaaaagacaaa
It contains:
- the LOC112139681 gene encoding sex hormone-binding globulin-like — translated: MNGIPLMQISKEGMLVSVEGGMKLNDGKWHTLEVSNQEKFVILEVDGSTGLKVGMQSQQTEEVMSGGLRLALGGILIEKEKMIVQVQILL